In Plasmodium falciparum 3D7 genome assembly, chromosome: 5, the following proteins share a genomic window:
- a CDS encoding vacuolar protein sorting-associated protein 11, putative, producing MFNFRNLPLFDKDNSKDTDDIKNFINSYEGIYFSSSNKFINVFLDKILIIDPSSLNVITINTDLYVVDFLFNEKNKNLIVLGKGKNSLICSVYNIRECNFTLLKKIQLSKNINNIKKTLIAKCNEYIITLENKKITFYFLNKDYSINQSELIEDGKELIENIYLSKNHILLVIKNSYVYIYQLDIKNSHISYTLIDSFNLNLSYLRESINNKKKHINKINDVSNNDPKKDNNEKNTSSNNITHNNYNDISNNNNNNNNINGVKDHINNNTLENNDEPILSIYNEDLNVLYICQNMYNVLFVLNLNNLSFEFILLENKIINLFSCKFYLILLKEVNKKFFLHIYIIYEDMKLLVSTLLLNEPISNVIFFNNLFCLLIEEEISKPEIKVDKFYFYEQLKLKLHSKLDGDALKILKRDHVTNNINICKQEEKKYKLKNEQKDVEIYNKNNTVDSTNNTIYNSEVNHYKYITNDFFLNEDVNTDIKKELYNLNHTKDNINHDTLKKQTNQNDITMSLSKDEKNNDTNKFFNENMFTLNKFFKNCRNQIKIILKERNINEIINMFKKKKLYQWLIKYANLNKNYQIININFIHKIYADFLFEKEQYENAIYEYIQTINYLETSYVIHKYLNLDLYEYLTIYLEKLHVYHHFNDEHTMMLLSCYKKQCKKKKMISFIKKNKDKINLNKTYKFLLNAGYYNIVLNLSKKYKDHFTYVSILIEKYENYEKSLKYIFKLDVENICILLFKYGYKFIKYYPQLTIYLLKKIIKKYNINLTIFIPLFLDNIDFLFMFIVKFLDKNVNINKINHIQEKQKHHYSNMYHDSDELNSVTKQKNKINSFLLYEKDNNQNHNGIPSDSHNLSDDNNSQESTTAVNLINKTNLQLDIFNGEYDYILFVTVIQILLQKYKKSMQEENQTNNQSSKQTNNQSSKQTNKQSINQSNNQSINQTNNQSIKQTNIQTNKQKGNSTTNKIINKDETNEQNNILTFNIDKLIQNNKDKNINFLSVLLLSIYNYNKGLIYTSTQMNKYDISLLFSIHKFINNTKGKINKINMDEHKPNEQTMQINSSYKILNRNFQKVIYNICINHLKLNGSLSYNYIFYYLSMLNDEKYLIKFIKKIRQDMNLSIFNLIQILKKYNKSYSCIQNMVVAYMNDMNKNINDKCIEIEKDKKELEKIKKKQLKKKYNFYLIDNAYCSICKEILSVPMIHFLCKHSYHSYCLKDNNVCILCHNKDKEKKLLKEKAINSIQNFDEFFKYLQGSTDKFSYISNYLSYGITPK from the exons ATGTTCAATTTTAGAAATTTGCCTCTTTTTGACAAGGATAATTCAAAAGATacag atgatataaaaaattttataaactcTTATGAAgggatatatttttcatcatccaataaatttataaatgtatttcTAGACAAAATTCTGATCATTGATCCGTCTTCCTTAAATGTTATTACAATAAATACAGATCTGTATGTAGTTGATTTCCTTTTTAATGAGAAAAATAAGAATCTTATTGTTTTAGg GAAAGGGAAGAATTCACTGATTTGTAGTGTTTACAATATTAGGGAATGCAACTTTAcacttttgaaaaaaattcaGTTAagcaaaaatattaataacattAAAAAGACACTGATAGCAAAAtgtaatgaatatataataacattagaaaataagaaaattactttttatttcttaaataaaGATTATAGTATAAATCAAAGTGAATTAATAGAAGACGGAAAAGAACTTATTGAAAATATCTATTTGTCAAAAAATCATATCTTGttagtaataaaaaattcatatgtatatatataccaattagatattaaaaattccCATATTAGTTATACACTTATTGATAGTTTCAATTTAAATTTATCCTACCTCAGAGAatctataaataataaaaaaaagcatataaataaaataaatgatgtaTCAAATAATGACCcaaaaaaggataataatgaaaaaaatacttcatctaataatataacacataacaattataatgacatatcaaataataataataataataataatattaatgggGTGAAAgaccatataaataataacactctggaaaataatgatgaaccaatcttatctatatataatgaagatcttaatgttttatatatatgccaaaatatgtataacgTCCTTTTTGTTTTGAATTTAAATAACCTAAGTTTtgaatttattcttttagaaaataaaataattaatttattttcttgcaaattttatttaattttattaaaagaagttaataaaaaatttttccttcatatttatatcatttatgaAGATATGAAATTACTAGTCTCAACTTTATTATTGAATGAACCTATAAGTAATGTTATTTTCTTCAATAATTTATTCTGCTTATTAATAGAAGAGGAAATATCCAAACCAGAAATAAAAGTAGATAAATTTTACTTCTATGAACAactaaaattaaaattacatTCTAAATTAGATGGAGACGCTTTAAAGATTCTAAAAAGAGATCATGTTACtaataatatcaatatatgtaaacaagaagaaaaaaaatataaattaaaaaatgaacaaaaagatgtagaaatatataataagaacaaCACTGTAGATTCTACCAACAATACTATTTATAACAGCGAAGTtaatcattataaatatataactaatgatttttttcttaatgaAGATGTAAATACAGATAtcaaaaaagaattatataactTAAATCATAcaaaagataatattaatcatGATACactaaaaaaacaaacaaatcaAAATGATATAACTATGAGCTTAtcaaaagatgaaaaaaataatgataccaataaattttttaatgaaaatatgtttACGTTAAATAAATTCTTTAAAAATTGTCGAAatcaaattaaaataatattaaaagaaagaaacattaacgaaattataaatatgttcaaaaaaaaaaaattatatcaatggttaattaaatatgcaaatttaaataaaaattatcaaataattaatataaatttcatacataaaatatatgcagattttttatttgaaaaagaacaatatgaaaatgctatatatgaatatattcaaacaattaattatttagaaACATCCTAtgttatacataaatatttaaatttagatttatatgaatatttaaccATATATTTAGAGAAATTACATGTATATCATCACTTTAACGATGAACATACTATGATGTTATTATCATGTTATAAAAAgcaatgtaaaaaaaaaaaaatgatatccttcattaaaaaaaacaaagacaaaattaatttaaataaaacatacaaatttttattaaatgcgggttattataatatagtaTTAAATCtgtcaaaaaaatataaggacCATTTCACATATGTTTCTATATtaattgaaaaatatgaaaattatgaaaaaagcttaaaatatatttttaagttAGATGTCGAAAATATTTGtatcttattatttaaatatggttataaatttattaaatattaccCACAACTAACAATCtacttattaaaaaaaataattaaaaagtaCAATATAAATCTAACAATTTTTATCCCCTTATTTTTAGATAATAtcgattttctttttatgtttattgtCAAATTTCttgataaaaatgtaaatataaataaaataaatcatatacaagaaaaacaaaaacatcATTATTCAAACATGTATCATGATAGTGATGAATTAAATTCTGTAaccaaacaaaaaaataaaataaattcattCCTTTTATATGAAAAGGATAACAATCAAAATCACAATGGCATTCCTAGTGATAGTCATAATTTATCAGACGATAATAATTCACAAGAATCTACAACGGCTGTTaacttaataaataaaacaaatttacaattggatatatttaatggagaatatgattatatattatttgtaactgtaatacaaatattattacaaaaatataaaaaatcaatGCAAGAAGAAAATCAAACAAACAATCAATCAagcaaacaaacaaacaatcAATCAagcaaacaaacaaacaaacaatcAATCAATCAATCAAACAATCAATCAATCAATCAAACAAACAATCAATCAatcaaacaaacaaacatccaaacaaataaacaaaaaggaaacagtacaacaaataaaataattaataaagatGAAACCAATGAACAAAACAATATCCTAACATTTAACATAGATAAATTAATCCAGAATAAtaaggataaaaatattaacttCTTatctgtattattattatctatatataattataataaaggtTTGATATATACATCAACACAAATGaacaaatatgatatatcaCTTTTGTTCTCTATTCACAAAttcataaataatacaaaaggtaaaataaacaaaataaatatggatGAACATAAACCAAATGAACAAACAATGCAAATAAACAGtagttataaaatattaaatagaaATTTCcaaaaagttatatataacatatgtaTTAACCATTTAAAGTTAAATGGTTCcttatcatataattatattttttattatctttctatgttaaatgatgaaaagtatttaattaaatttataaaaaaaataagacaAGATATGAACTTAAGTATATTCAACTTAAttcaaattttaaaaaaatataacaaaagtTATAGCTGTATACAAAATATGGTAGTAGCATATATGaatgatatgaataaaaatataaatgacaaATGTATAGAAATagaaaaggataaaaaagaattggaaaaaataaagaaaaaacaattaaaaaaaaaatataatttttatttaatagatAATGCTTATTGTTCTATATGTAAAGAAATTTTATCAGTGCCAatgattcattttttatgtaaacaTTCATACCATTCTTATTGTTTAAAGGATAACAATGTCTGTATATTATGTCATAATAAggataaggaaaaaaaattattaaaagaaaaggcGATCAATTCAATTCAAAATTTTGATGAATTCTTTAAATACTTACAAGGATCAACTGAtaaattttcttatatatccAATTACCTTTCCTATGGAATTACACCAAAATGA
- a CDS encoding HCNGP-like protein, whose amino-acid sequence MNLVDYEISSDEENEEDEKDVKGKIYERSDEHIENFPELSNDLVNNKNEKNHITYNDDSFLLKEGEKQKKDLIRDGCEEKFINNENITTIPIDICDDKNDKEKNNIINNKKEDNNNVNIFNKDDFLYMNIDENNFDEIFNISENEYSDILNTKIEELSKLYELNLTINKNIINSNEYKNPCILEKIMEIFQIDVYSSNYPLHIYNPKFFSSLDLFNERSQENIQNKVNTKWSNV is encoded by the coding sequence ATGAATTTAGTTGATTATGAAATATCAAGTGACGaggaaaatgaagaagatgagAAAGAtgtaaaaggaaaaatatacgAAAGATCCGATGAACATATTGAAAATTTTCCAGAATTATCAAATGATcttgttaataataaaaatgaaaagaatcatattacatataatgatgattcttttttattaaaagagggagaaaaacaaaaaaaggaTTTGATAAGAGATGGTTGTgaagaaaaatttataaataatgaaaatattactaCTATACCAATAGATATATGTGATGATAAgaatgataaagaaaaaaataatataataaataataaaaaagaagataataataatgttaatatttttaataaggacgattttttatatatgaatatagatgaaaataattttgatgaaatatttaatatatcggAAAATGAATACtcagatatattaaatacaaaaattgAAGAATTATCAAAATTGTATGAACTAAATTTAaccataaataaaaatattattaattcgaatgaatataaaaatccATGTATTCTAGAAAAAATCATGGAAATATTTCAAATTGATGTGTATTCGTCTAATTATccattacatatttataatccGAAATTTTTTTCGTCACTTGATTTGTTTAATGAAAGAAGTCaagaaaatattcaaaataagGTTAATACAAAATGGTCAAATGtatag
- a CDS encoding protein Mpv17, putative, translating to MFINAYMDIKRKHIKIIAKNVNSSYLDYYFKRWYVTDIYNNLKLPDKIRYKLNNNSFYLNTFNTLNELKKDDLKNKNFQTYTKINNNKQNVINNENAYYYNIDNCLKYNQYQINKEKTEQHIHNSNCDYMNKNNSIYYIKNDQNNPINHKKINSYTNNINRYANCIFNNIGNNNSNKKYLYQIQIKNNVCTLHNIKYSRYDKRNVYPSKNVQNVYSNNKKIQEKKNFPHIETNINLDDVARDMKYATKYPKKKGFLSYIFVRKLSLFMNNLFEKHLLLMNCIIAGTLYFIADLTCQMMEVHKNNNDVEYDFLRTLRMALIGLTLEGPIMTWWYGKILANFIKSKPNTFLYKSFIPTLFDNFIFGPIHLTIFFFYNGILKNQRKSEIIDKIVNTGMKVFFISLMTWTPLTLINFVFVPRIYQATVVFFADFFWVIFLSWCANKK from the exons atgtTTATTAATGCTTATATGGacataaaaagaaaacatataaaaattatagcAAAAAATGTGAACTCTTCCTATTTAG attattattttaaaagatggTATGTCAcggatatatataacaacttAAAATTACCAGATAAAATTAGATACAAactaaataataattcattttacCTTAATACTTTTAATACATTAAACGAATTGAAAAAAGACGAcctaaaaaacaaaaatttccAAACATATactaaaattaataataataaacaaaatgttataaataacGAAAAtgcttattattataacattgacaattgtttaaaatataatcaatatcaaataaataaggaaaaaacaGAACAACATATACATAACAGTAATTGtgattatatgaataaaaataattctatttattatattaagaaTGACCAGAATAATCCCATAAAccataagaaaataaatagttatacaaataatataaatagataTGCGAATtgcatttttaataatataggaAATAACAATagtaacaaaaaatatttataccaaatacaaataaaaaataatgtgtgcactttacataatataaaatactcGAGATATGATAAAAGAAATGTTTATCCAAGtaaaaatgtacaaaatgtatatagtaataataagaaaatacaagaaaaaaaaaacttccCGCATATAGAAACGAATATCAATTTAGATGATGTAGCACGTGATATGAAATATGCAACTAAATAtcccaaaaaaaaaggatttctttcatatatatttgttagaaaattatctttatttatgaataatttatttgaaaaacatttattattaatgaatTGTATAATAGCTGgtacattatattttatagctGATCTAACATGTCAAATGATGGaagtacataaaaataataatgacgtAGAATATGATTTTTTAAGAACATTAAGAATGGCACTCATAGGATTAACATTAGAAGGACCAATTATGACATGGTGGTATGGTAAAATATTAGccaattttattaaatcaaaacctaatacatttttatataaatctttTATCCCAACTTTAtttgataattttatttttggtcCTATACATTTGactattttcttcttttataatgGTATACTAAAAAATCAAAGGAAATCAGAAATTATTGATAAAATAGTTAATACAGGTATGAAAGTTTTCTTCATATCCTTAATGACATGGACACCACTAACTCTaattaattttgtttttgttccAAGAATTTATCAAGCTACCGTTGTTTTTTTTGCTGATTTTTTTTGGGTCATTTTTCTCTCATGGTGTGccaacaaaaaataa
- a CDS encoding merozoite surface protein 8, translating to MVFKSSYIFFFLFLVILYFNNVVEGENGTTNIENNPGNNGNMGPSGPKDKDKNIEKDVNHNMSMNNNNNNNNNNNNNDNNNNINNNNNNNINNNNNNNNNNGNGFSNFFNKLFGKKKDNKKEGEEKNEEDLNSNKNIESNKGSAVTSNVGDTNNDAKARDNNNNDDNDDNDENDDNDDNDDIDEIDERDDNDDNGDDDDDNDDDDDNNDNNNKNNSNNLTDTKKEGEKIDLGVQNKKQNIFSTNNKGLNKYNIDNELKEVDALLKNDNYILNKYHVSFFNNFEEDTYNKKKFIRPYDLSLLKSILIYRQRVTRNCVNVFQDFNAVFGKCYNKDDTKLSITRDKVKKELSRKNRNFVEYLIEMLENTLNSMNDDFINKDNFDLNNYVKEFELINYLLIHEDSDIFLETYNLISGLNSNIEETSIEKLKYAILQGKQINYKIKDDIYYILKNAYAKYFKIDVYKKGKLLYPTLYYHRNAFIKSFVVEFFNNNKVCENTKCPLNSNCYVIDDEETCRCLPGFNNIKIDDEMNCVRDDTLDCSRNNGGCDIHAKCSFINKQIVCECKDKFEGDGIYCSYSFFSSIHNFIFFFILCLFIFIL from the coding sequence atggtGTTCAAAAGTTCgtacatatttttctttctcttCCTTGTGatactttattttaataacgTTGTAGAAGGGGAGAATGGAACTACAAATATCGAAAATAATCCTGGAAATAATGGTAATATGGGACCATCAGGACCAAAAGATAAAGACAAGAATATTGAAAAGGATGTAAATCACAACATgagtatgaataataataataataataataataataataataataatgacaataataataatataaataacaataataataataatataaataacaacaacaataataataataataatggtaatggattttcaaatttttttaataaactttttggaaaaaaaaaagataacaaaaaagagggagaagaaaaaaatgaagaagattTAAATAGTAATAAGAACATTGAAAGTAATAAGGGGAGTGCTGTAACTTCTAATGTAGGGGATACAAATAATGACGCAAAAGCAAGggacaacaataataatgatgataatgatgataatgacgagaatgatgataatgatgataatgatgatattgaTGAGATTGATGAAcgtgatgataatgatgataatggtgatgatgatgatgataatgatgatgacgatgataataatgataataataataaaaataatagtaataatttaaCGGATACAAAAAAGGAAGGGGAGAAAATTGATTTAGGagttcaaaataaaaaacaaaatattttttcaaccAACAATAAaggattaaataaatataatatagataatgaATTAAAAGAAGTAGATGCACTTTtgaaaaatgataattatattttaaacaaataccatgtttcattttttaataattttgaagaagatacatataataagaagaaatTTATAAGACCGTATGATCTTAGCTTGttaaaaagtatattaatatatagacAAAGAGTAACAAGAAATTGTGTTAATGTTTTTCAAGATTTCAATGCTGTTTTTGGtaaatgttataataaaGATGACACTAAATTAAGTATTACTCGTGATAAAGTTAAAAAAGAGTTAAGTAGGAAAAATAGAAATTTTGTAGAATATTTAATTGAAATGTTAGAAAATACCCTTAATAGTATGAATGatgattttattaataaagataattttgatttaaataattatgttaaagaatttgaattaataaattatttattaatacatgAAGATtcagatatatttttagaaacatataatttaataagtGGATTAAATTCAAACATAGAAGAAACATCTATTGAAAAGCTTAAATATGCAATATTACAAGGAAAACAAATCAATTACAAAATTAAGgatgatatttattatatccttAAAAATGCATATgcgaaatattttaaaattgatgtatataaaaaaggaaaattattatatccaactttatattatcatagaAATGCATTTATAAAATCTTTTGTAGtcgaattttttaataataataaagtatGTGAGAATACAAAGTGTCCTCTTAATTCCAATTGTTATGTTatagatgatgaagaaaccTGTAGATGTCTACCTggatttaataatataaaaattgatGATGAAATGAATTGTGTAAGGGATGATACATTAGATTGTTCTAGAAATAATGGAGGATGTGATATACATGCTAAATGTTCctttataaataaacaaattgtGTGTGAATGTAAGGATAAATTTGAAGGTGATGGAATATATTGTTCCTATTCTTTTTTTAGTTCaatacataattttatattcttttttatattgtgtctatttatttttattttatag